TAGAAGTTGTTATAGGTGCTGGCGTCCTTGAACGGGGTGAGTTCCTCCCCCTTAGGCAACTTGCCCTTGAGATAGCCATCCATGCGAATAGCGGCTTGCGCTTCCCCGGGGCCGCTACCCAAGACCGCGATAGCGGCTGCCCCCAAGCTTAGCTCAATGAATTTACGCCGCGAAAGAAATAACGCTTGCGGCGTAATTTCAGATTCATGGCAAAAAGAAGGCTTATGGGCTTTAATCAACATGCTTATACCTTACATCAGGATTTGGGTGATGCAATCCATACCTTAAAGCATCGGCACGAATTTACACAGTCATAAGCAATAGACTAAATCTTTAACAATTTGTTACAACTACCCCACCCAAACTCTGGCATTGCGGAACATCCGCAGCCAAGGGCCATCCTCTCCCCACTCAGCCGGGTGCCACGAATGCTGCACCGTACGGAAGACCCGCTCCGGATGCGGCATCATGATAGTGAAACGGCCATCGCGATTACACAATCCGGCGATCCCCTGCGGCGAACCATTCGGGTTCAGCGGATAGGCCTCGGTGGGCCGACCATAATTGTCGGTGTAACGCATCCCGACCAGTTCCGCTGCCAATAGCTGCTGCGCACCCTCGGCGCCACGAAACTCGGCGCGGCCCTCGCCGTGGGCAATCGCAATCGGCAACCGTGAACCCACCATGCCCTGGAAGAAGATCGAGGCCGTCGGCTTGATCTCGACTGTCGCAACGCGTGCCTCGAACTGCTCCGAGGTATTGCGCACAAAACGCGGCCACAACTCGGCACCCGGTATCAATTCGTACAGGTTGGACATCATCTGACAGCCATTACACACACCCAGACCAAAGGTATCCACGCGAGTAAAGAAGCCCTGAAACTCATCCCGCGCCCGTACATTGAACAGGATCGACTTCGCCCAACCTTCACCGGCGCCAAGCACATCACCATAGGAGAAGCCGCCACACGCCACCAAGCCCTGAAACTCGCGCAAACTGACGCGGCCGCTGAGAATGTCGCTCATGTGGACATCGACGCTGCTGAAACCAGCGCGATCAAAGGCGGCTGCCATTTCAACATGGCCGTTAACCCCTTGCTCGCGCAACACGGCGATCCGCGGCCGCTTACCACCAAGGATAAACGGTGCCGCGATATCTTCCTGTGGATCGAAACTCAGTACCGGTTGGATACCGGGATCTTTGACATCCAACAGTGCATCAAATTCCTGCTGCGCGCATTCTGAATTATCACGCAGCGCCTGCATCTGGAAACTGGTTTCGCTCCAGATGCGCTGCAAATTCACGCGACTGTCAGCAAATATTTCCTTGCCTGCATGACGAATCACAATTCGGTCATCATTACTTGGACGACCAATCACATGGCTATAACGCCCCAACCCGGCATCATGCAGTGCCTTCATGACTGCTGCGCCATCGGCAGCACGCACTTGAATGACCGCACCCAACTCTTCATTGAAAAGAATCGCCGCCGGGTCCGTGCCCAGGGCATCCACGTTCAAGGCAATGCCTGCATGCGCAGCAAACGCCATCTCGCAGACAGCGACAAATAATCCACCATCGGAGCGATCATGATAGGCCAGCAACAAGCCACGCTCGTTGAGCGCCTGAATCGTGTCAAAGAAAGACTTCAATGCCTGCGGATCGTCAAGATCCGGCGCATAATGGCCTACCTGTTTATAAACCTGCGCCAAACATGAACCGCCAAGCCGCTGCTGCCCCTTACCCAAATCAATCAAGATCAATTCCGATTCACCCTGATCCAGCCGCAACTGCGGCGTCAGCGTCTTGCGGATATCCACTACTGGCGCAAAGGCGGAGATGATCAACGACAGCGGCGCGGTGACACTACGTTGCTCGCCATGCTCACTCCACACCGTCTTCATCGACATAGAGTCCTTGCCGACGGGAATCGTAATTCCGAGCTGCGGGCACAATTCCATGCCCACGGCTTTGACTGCTTCATACAAGCCGGCATCTTCTCCCGGATGACCCGCGGGTGCCATCCAGTTTGCCGATAACACTACGCGTTTTAGCTCAGGAATACGTGCTGCGGCCAGATTGGTCAATGCTTCAGCCACCGCCATCCGCGCCGAAGCAGCATGATGCACCAGCGCCAGCGGCGTGCGTTCACCCATCGCCATCGCTTCGCCAGTATAGGTTTCGTAACCTGTCGCCGTCACGGCCACATCGGCCACCGGCACTTGCCATGGCCCCACCATCTGATCGCGCGCGACCAAGCCGGTCACGCTACGGTCACCAATAGTGATCAAAAAGTTCTTGCTGGCGATTGTCGGCAGGCGCAATAAACGCTGCGCAGCATCCTTGATATCGATCTTGCGCGTTTCAAATTCCGGTTTATGGAACGTGCGATGCTGCACATCGCGCAACATTTTCGGCGGCTTGCCGAGCAACACCTCCATCGGAATATCGATTGGCGTGTTGTCAAAGTAACCATCACCCAGCACCAACTGCTGTTCCGTAGTCGCCTCACCGATCACCGCGAAGGGCGCACGTTCGCGCTCACAGATGGCTGCGAATCGCGGCACATCCTCGGCCCGCAGGGCAAGCACATAACGCTCTTGCGCCTCGTTACACCAGATTTCCATTGGCGACATGCCCGGCTCATCACTGTGAATGGTGCGCAACTCAAAGCGCGCACCACGACCTGCATCATTCACCAATTCCGGCATCGCATTCGACAAACCACCGGCGCCGACGTCATGAATCGATACAATCGGATTGTCGTCACCCAATTGCCAGCATTGATCGATGACTTCCTGACAACGACGCTGCATCTCGGGATTGCCACGCTGCACTGAGGCAAAGTCCAGATCTTCCGCGCTGGCACCGGTGGCCATACTTGAAGCGGCACTACCACCGAGGCCAATCAGCATCGCCGGCCCACCCAACACCACTAACTGCGCGCCCTCTTGAATATCATGCTTGGCAACATGTTCGGCTTTGATGTTACCGACGCCACCCGCCAACATGATCGGCTTGTGATATCCGCGCACTTCGTCACCCGTCGGTCCCGGCACTTTTTCTTCAAAGGTACGGAAATAGCCGCAAATATTGGGACGGCCGAATTCGTTATTGAACGCCGCGGCGCCAATCGGACCATCAAGCATAATCTGCAACGCCGAAACGATGCGCCCCGGCTTGCCGTGATCCGTTTCCCATGGTTGTTCAGCACCCGGAATCCGTAAATTCGAGACCGAAAATCCGCACAGGCCGGCCTTGGGTTTGGAACCACGCCCCGTCGCGCCCTCATCACGGATCTCACCGCCGGAACCCGTTGCTGCACCTGGAAACGGCGCGATTGCAGTGGGATGATTATGCGTCTCCACCTTCATCAGGATATGCGTCGCTTCGCGTTGATATTGATATTCACCTGTTGCCGGATCGGGATAAAAACGCTTCGACTCGAAACCCTCGATCACCGCCGAATTATCTTTGTACGCCGACAACACCGCTTCAGAGTTCTGCTGGTAGGTATTTTTGATCATCTTGAACAGCGACAATGGCTGTGGCTTGCCATCGATTTTCCAATCGGCATTGAAAATCTTGTGGCGACAATGCTCGGAATTGGCCTGCGCGAACATCATTAATTCGATGTCATTCGGATTGCGCCCAAGCGCTGTGAAATTCTCGACCAGATAATCGATCTCATCTTCGGCCAGCGCCAGACCCCAGTCACGATTGGCACGCACCAGCGCCTCGCGGCCGCCACCCAGCACATCCACGCTGCGCAATGGCACCGGATCGGCCTGTTGGAACAGACGCTCGGCCTCGTCGATGTTATCAAACACCACTTCGGTCATGCGGTCATGAATCAGTGGCATCACCGCCGCCAGCTCAGCTCCCGTCAGCGGTCTGTCATCCTGCGTGGTGAAATAATAGGCAACTCCCCGTTCCAGACGCCGAATCTTGTCCAGCCCGCAATTGTGAGCGATGTCCGTCGCCTTGCTCGACCAGGGCGAAATCGTCCCCGGCCGCGGCACCACCAGCAACAACTGCCCGCCCGGGGTCTCCACCGTCAGCCGTGGCCCGTACTCCAGCAGCCGCTGCAACAACCCCAACTCGGCTCCCTCAAGATGCTGATCCAGATCGGCAAAGTGCATGAATTCGGCATACACATGGCTCAGACTCGGCACCTTGGCGACCAAGGTCTGGGTGAGCTTTTGCAACCGAAAGGGGGAGAGAGCCGGGGTACCGCGCAGCTGGAGCATTAGAGAATCCTGAATCCGTCTGGGGAAAGGCGGTATTTTACTTGATTCAGAGGCTTGCGGCGAATGGAAGACATCCATTACTCCCCCGCTTGCCTGAGCCCCCTTCAGGCCGTATCATCGCCACAACCATAATAAATCAAGGCATATAAGCCTTTTCTGGGGAGAGCACATTCCATGTACAAGATTCTGGGCGCCGTTGCGCTGCCGTTGGCCGTATTGTTGCTGTCAGGTTGTGGCGGTGAGACCACCGCTGAAAACAATTCGCAACAAGATCAACCTGCGCAAACCACAACGCCTGCCGCGACCACAACCTATGTCACGACCAAGGCGTTTGTCGCGTCGCTTCAGACATCTGGACCAACCGCAGATGCCGACCCGGCACCCGTCCCCACTGCCGACGAGATGGCGGACATCGCTAGTTTCAATAATGAATTTGCTATCCGCCTCTTGCAGAATCTGACGGGAAGCGGCAGCACTGCCTTCGCTGTTCACAGCCGCATACAACAGTTAGCCATGCTGACTACAGACGCCAACGACTCACAAAAATCGCAGACCATTAAACTGCTTGCCGGCAATATCGATCAAGAACAAATCGGCAAATTGTTACCTGATTTAAACATGACATCGCTACTCAATACCGCTTCCACTGCTCAGGACGGCGGTTACTTATCAAAGTTCTCGACCTGGGGACAAGAGAATTTTTTATTTCCGGAATCTTCTCTCAAGGCACTGAACAGCAATTTTGGCTCCGAGGTTTTCGCCGTCGATTTTACCAATGACCCCTATGGCACCAACCTTCTGATTGAAACCTGGCAATCTCAACTCACAGGCTATGTGACCAACATCATCAACACCACCGATAAAACCAGATTGGCCTTTTCCAGCGCCAACAGACTCAACAGCAACTGGCTCAGCAATCCCGCATCGATAACTCAAGGCGACTTCCATGGCACCAACATCGTCACCATGAATTATTTTGATCTGAGCCAGAACGCACTCATCAAAGAGACCTCTGATTTTGTTGCGGGTGAATTCCCCCTGGAAAAAGGTAACAACCTATTCTTGCTAATGCCGCACAGCGCAGCATGCCCCTCGACGCCAGCGATCGCAAATAATGCACTAGCCTTTGACCACCCCTTTGCGTTCTTCGTTATTAACAATCAAACGGGATTGATCATCTACTCCGGCCTTTATAGCAAACCCGCTGCTGACGCATGTGACGCCAACGCTATGGCAGGCTTCTTGAGCAAACTAAGCACCAACTCTCTAAAAATCACCCGTGGCCAGTTAACAGCCACCCAACAAACACTGTATGTGCCACAGTTTAATTTTGGCTACATAGAATCTATCCCTGGAATACAACCACCACTAAACAGCGATGCATCATTCTTATACTTCGATCACTTCACCAGCAAGATAGCAATCCTGCTCGACAACCAGGGCATCACTATCAGCAGCGGCAACCTTACCGCTGTAAACCTGCATGAATCCTTTGCCTCTTCGAACGCAGACATCAAAGGTGTTTACGTGGGACAAAATATGAACGCTACTGTCGGACAGGAATTTGGTTATCAGAACTTCGACAACATCAGCGATGCATTGGCCCTGATCAGCAAGTTTGGTTTGACAGCAGGGTCGACAAGCGGCACGAGCGGTTGGCCAGCCGTCTTCGGCACCACTACGACTGACGGTATCGGATTCTAACCGAGTTGCTTTAGTCATAAACGACAAGGCCGCTCTCAAGCGGCCTTGTCGTTTTAATCTTCCGCTTCACCCAAAGCTCAACTCAACGTCTTGTCCTTCAAAAACGCCGCCAGTTGCGTATCGATCTTCATAATGTGCCTAACCAACCAGTCCTTTAAAAACAACATCACGGCCTCGGTCACGTTACCTTCATCCTTCCGGTATCGCTCAACCTGTTTTTGAATTTCATGTTTGAAGGCATCGTGCGCCTTCTTATGATTAGCATAATCAGGATAGCCATACGCACGCATCATTTCTTCTTCGACGAAGAAGTGGGTCTTGGTGTAGTCCACCAACCCCTCCAGCACCTGCCCCACCAAATGCCGCCCCGAGGCCTCATCCAACGCCTGTTGCAGCGAATTGATGTATTCGATCAGTACCGCATGCTCGCGGTCCATCAGACGGTTGCCGACCCGAAGACTATTATTAAATTCCAGGTTTGACATAGCGATTTTTCCCCACGTTGAATAAAAACCCATTTCCCCCAGTATAACGGCCAGGCCGTTATTTCCATGAGTATATCGTGGAAAGCAAAAACTACCCGGAAATGGCTTTGTCTAGCGATAAGATCAGTTTTTTAGCTATTTCTGCGAAGGTCGACGCAAAATCAATCTCACCACGGCGCCCGGCCCGACGTGATATTTACCTTCGTTCAGTTCAACAACGCATTCTTCCAGCAGTTCGATCTCTGCGCCGCTGAAATCCTGCGCCAACAATTCGGCAGAAAACAAGGCATCGACATTGGGCGGACCGCCACTGCGATAATTCAGTTGGTTTTTGTTGAACGCTTCAAGAATTAATACACCGCCCGGTTTCAATGCCGCCAACATCGATGCATGCATCCGTGGCCGGATTACCGAGGGGAAATGCAGATAAATAGAAACAACAGCATCAAACTCCGATTGTGGCCACTGCCATTCAGTCAAATCCTGACACAGGGCCTGCAAGGGCACTCTGAATTGCACGGCCAACGCCTGCGCCCTGTTAACACCCGCCTGGGCATAATCAACGGTGGTAACGTCCAATCCCTGCTGCGCCAACCACATGCCATTCCGGCCTTCGCCATCACCCGCCACCAGCACCTTCATCCCTGGCTCCAAATGCTGGCATTGCGAAACCAAAAATTCATTTGGTTCTAGACCATAGGCCAAACCGTCTTCGGAGTAGCGTGCTTCCCAGAATTCTTTCATCTATGCTACCTACACTAAAAATCTCGCGTGAACCATTTACGAAAAAGCCACCCGAAGGTGGCTCTTGTTTGACATCAATTTACCCTACGCAGGCAATTCCACACCCAACCGCGCAGCGACTTCTTCATAGGCCTCAACCACGCCACCCAAGCCCTGGCGGAAGCGGTCTTTGTCGAGTTTTTTCCGGGTTTGCGCGTCCCACAGGCGGCAGCCATCGGGGCTGAATTCATCGCCCAAAATAATTTCGCCGTGGAAGCGGCCGAATTCGAGCTTGAAATCGACGAGCAACATACCGGCATCGGCGAACAGTTTTTTCAGCACATCATTCACCTTTAATGTCAGTGATTTCATGCGCGCCAGCTCCGCCTCAGTTGCCCAGCCAAAAGACAATACATGCGATTCATTAATCATTGGATCATGCAGCGCATCGTTCTTGAGGAAGAGTTCGAAGGTCGGCGGATTGAGTTCCTGGCCTTCGGTCACACCCAAACGCCGCACCAAGCTACCGGCAGCATAGTTACGCACTACGCACTCGACCGGCACCATCTGCAAAGTTTTCACCAGCGAATCGGTATCCGACAACAATTTTTCAAAATGCGTTGGCACACCGGCTTCGCGCAATTTGGTCATGATGAAGGCATTGAAGCAGTTATTAACCATGCCTTTGCGCGCGAGCTGTTCTTTTTTCTCGCCATCGAAGGCGCTGGTGTCATCGCGGAAGTGCATGATCATCAAATCGGGATGATCGGTGGTATACACCGATTTCGCTTTGCCCCGATACAGTTCTTTACCTTTTTGCATAGACAAATCCTTCACTTTTGATCTCAGCACTCACGGCCTGCTACTCCCCTCTCCCACGAGTGGGAGAGGGGACTTAAGATTTCTTTCTTAACTTAACAAGGAGAGGGAACTTGAATTCAAGCAATACTCCGCCAATCCAATCCTTCATCCTGCATTGCTACTTCAATCCACTCGGACTCACAACCCACTACTTGCGCCAGTGCTTGCTGCGCCAGACGCGGCGAGTTGTTTTCCTCGCTCAAATGCGCGGCTACTAGATGTTGCAGGCGGCCATGTTCCAACCGGCTCAGCAGTTCTGCCGCTTGTGCATTACTCAAGTGGCCGTGACGACCGCCGACGCGTTGTTTGAGCGAATACGGATAACGCCCGCCAATCAACATATCCAAATCGTGATTACATTCCAGCAACAATGCATCGCAGCCGCTCAATTGCGTTTCAATATGCGGTGTCCAGCACCCCACATCCGTCAACACCCCAAACCGGCGCTGCCCGTCGCTGAACACAAATTGCGCGGGCTCCCAGGCATCGTGCGGTACCGGGAAGGGTTGCACCTGAATATCACCGATAGAAAAAGCCTCGTGGCTATTGAACAAATGCAAGTACGGCAAGTGGGTTATTTTAGCGTGCCGGGCGGTGCCA
This genomic interval from Gammaproteobacteria bacterium contains the following:
- the purL gene encoding phosphoribosylformylglycinamidine synthase, with protein sequence MLQLRGTPALSPFRLQKLTQTLVAKVPSLSHVYAEFMHFADLDQHLEGAELGLLQRLLEYGPRLTVETPGGQLLLVVPRPGTISPWSSKATDIAHNCGLDKIRRLERGVAYYFTTQDDRPLTGAELAAVMPLIHDRMTEVVFDNIDEAERLFQQADPVPLRSVDVLGGGREALVRANRDWGLALAEDEIDYLVENFTALGRNPNDIELMMFAQANSEHCRHKIFNADWKIDGKPQPLSLFKMIKNTYQQNSEAVLSAYKDNSAVIEGFESKRFYPDPATGEYQYQREATHILMKVETHNHPTAIAPFPGAATGSGGEIRDEGATGRGSKPKAGLCGFSVSNLRIPGAEQPWETDHGKPGRIVSALQIMLDGPIGAAAFNNEFGRPNICGYFRTFEEKVPGPTGDEVRGYHKPIMLAGGVGNIKAEHVAKHDIQEGAQLVVLGGPAMLIGLGGSAASSMATGASAEDLDFASVQRGNPEMQRRCQEVIDQCWQLGDDNPIVSIHDVGAGGLSNAMPELVNDAGRGARFELRTIHSDEPGMSPMEIWCNEAQERYVLALRAEDVPRFAAICERERAPFAVIGEATTEQQLVLGDGYFDNTPIDIPMEVLLGKPPKMLRDVQHRTFHKPEFETRKIDIKDAAQRLLRLPTIASKNFLITIGDRSVTGLVARDQMVGPWQVPVADVAVTATGYETYTGEAMAMGERTPLALVHHAASARMAVAEALTNLAAARIPELKRVVLSANWMAPAGHPGEDAGLYEAVKAVGMELCPQLGITIPVGKDSMSMKTVWSEHGEQRSVTAPLSLIISAFAPVVDIRKTLTPQLRLDQGESELILIDLGKGQQRLGGSCLAQVYKQVGHYAPDLDDPQALKSFFDTIQALNERGLLLAYHDRSDGGLFVAVCEMAFAAHAGIALNVDALGTDPAAILFNEELGAVIQVRAADGAAVMKALHDAGLGRYSHVIGRPSNDDRIVIRHAGKEIFADSRVNLQRIWSETSFQMQALRDNSECAQQEFDALLDVKDPGIQPVLSFDPQEDIAAPFILGGKRPRIAVLREQGVNGHVEMAAAFDRAGFSSVDVHMSDILSGRVSLREFQGLVACGGFSYGDVLGAGEGWAKSILFNVRARDEFQGFFTRVDTFGLGVCNGCQMMSNLYELIPGAELWPRFVRNTSEQFEARVATVEIKPTASIFFQGMVGSRLPIAIAHGEGRAEFRGAEGAQQLLAAELVGMRYTDNYGRPTEAYPLNPNGSPQGIAGLCNRDGRFTIMMPHPERVFRTVQHSWHPAEWGEDGPWLRMFRNARVWVG
- a CDS encoding hemerythrin family protein translates to MSNLEFNNSLRVGNRLMDREHAVLIEYINSLQQALDEASGRHLVGQVLEGLVDYTKTHFFVEEEMMRAYGYPDYANHKKAHDAFKHEIQKQVERYRKDEGNVTEAVMLFLKDWLVRHIMKIDTQLAAFLKDKTLS
- a CDS encoding class I SAM-dependent methyltransferase, yielding MKEFWEARYSEDGLAYGLEPNEFLVSQCQHLEPGMKVLVAGDGEGRNGMWLAQQGLDVTTVDYAQAGVNRAQALAVQFRVPLQALCQDLTEWQWPQSEFDAVVSIYLHFPSVIRPRMHASMLAALKPGGVLILEAFNKNQLNYRSGGPPNVDALFSAELLAQDFSGAEIELLEECVVELNEGKYHVGPGAVVRLILRRPSQK
- the purC gene encoding phosphoribosylaminoimidazolesuccinocarboxamide synthase, producing the protein MQKGKELYRGKAKSVYTTDHPDLMIMHFRDDTSAFDGEKKEQLARKGMVNNCFNAFIMTKLREAGVPTHFEKLLSDTDSLVKTLQMVPVECVVRNYAAGSLVRRLGVTEGQELNPPTFELFLKNDALHDPMINESHVLSFGWATEAELARMKSLTLKVNDVLKKLFADAGMLLVDFKLEFGRFHGEIILGDEFSPDGCRLWDAQTRKKLDKDRFRQGLGGVVEAYEEVAARLGVELPA
- a CDS encoding MBL fold metallo-hydrolase — its product is MRFASLGSGSRGNGTLIETGRTTVLLDCGFSLTETRRRLARLGRTPEELSAIVVTHEHGDHIGGVERLARHYKLPVYATPGTARHAKITHLPYLHLFNSHEAFSIGDIQVQPFPVPHDAWEPAQFVFSDGQRRFGVLTDVGCWTPHIETQLSGCDALLLECNHDLDMLIGGRYPYSLKQRVGGRHGHLSNAQAAELLSRLEHGRLQHLVAAHLSEENNSPRLAQQALAQVVGCESEWIEVAMQDEGLDWRSIA